The Desulfuromonas versatilis genome has a segment encoding these proteins:
- a CDS encoding ATP-dependent helicase: MDLTTLNQEQLAAVRHADGPLLLLAGAGSGKTRVITFRIGYLIRQRGVLPAQLLAVTFTNKAAKEMKERVEELVGKRQCRGMIISTFHSLCVRILKEDIERLGYKKNFSIYGTADQVRLIKDLMQAVNVDGKKYDAERIQWMISDAKNRLIPPESYTVRYQDEYEYLAAEVYPKYQKALKAFNAIDFDDIIMLTVRLFREHPDVLEKYQQRFRYLMVDEYQDTNAAQYLLLRSLAGERRNLCVVGDDDQSIYGWRGADLGNILDFEKDFPGAAVIRLEQNYRSTGNILAAANAVIGNNRQRKEKALWTSGDKGRPIELVRCMDEEDEARVVMERIHAERFRHELQYREFAILYRTNVQSRAFEEQLRYENIPYVLIGGQQFFDRKEVKDAVAYLKVLVNRRDEVNLLRILNYPKRGIGETTADRLIRASAEGERPLWEVLCAAGEIEDLGEKAQEAVSGFVALMERYAQRFARTPNLADTAREFFAEIKLEDEIYRGTDDPKKARRRVENLEEVVNAMASYLEREEKPSLSGFLEKVSLLDEDRPDRDSKEKKLERDAVTLMSLHSSKGLEYPVVFMVGMEEEFLPHKNVLNQGADVEEERRLCYVGITRAQRQLVLTGAAQRKKYGQLQPRIPSRFLQEIPGELLDSQTSEGRPPASEEEQETMANNFFSGIRAMLGD, translated from the coding sequence ATGGATCTGACCACCCTCAACCAGGAGCAGCTCGCCGCGGTGCGCCACGCCGATGGCCCCCTGCTGTTGCTCGCCGGCGCCGGCTCGGGCAAGACCCGGGTCATCACCTTCCGCATCGGCTACCTGATCCGCCAACGGGGCGTGCTCCCGGCGCAACTCCTGGCCGTGACCTTCACCAACAAGGCCGCCAAGGAGATGAAGGAGCGGGTCGAGGAGCTGGTGGGCAAGCGCCAATGCCGGGGGATGATCATCTCCACCTTCCACTCGCTGTGCGTGCGCATCCTCAAGGAGGACATCGAGCGGCTCGGCTACAAGAAAAACTTCTCCATCTACGGCACCGCCGACCAGGTGCGGCTGATCAAGGACCTGATGCAGGCGGTGAACGTGGATGGCAAGAAGTACGACGCCGAGCGCATCCAGTGGATGATCTCCGACGCCAAGAACCGCCTGATCCCGCCCGAATCCTACACCGTCCGCTACCAGGACGAGTACGAATACCTCGCCGCCGAGGTCTACCCCAAGTACCAGAAGGCCCTCAAGGCCTTCAACGCCATCGATTTCGACGACATCATCATGCTCACGGTGCGGCTGTTCCGCGAACACCCCGACGTGCTCGAGAAATACCAGCAGCGCTTCCGTTACCTGATGGTCGACGAGTACCAGGACACCAACGCCGCCCAGTATCTGCTGCTGCGCTCTCTGGCCGGAGAGCGGCGCAACCTCTGCGTGGTCGGCGACGACGACCAGTCGATCTACGGCTGGCGGGGCGCCGACCTCGGCAACATCCTCGACTTCGAAAAGGATTTCCCCGGCGCGGCGGTCATCCGCCTCGAACAGAACTACCGCTCCACCGGCAACATCCTCGCCGCGGCCAACGCGGTGATCGGCAACAACCGCCAGAGAAAGGAAAAGGCCCTCTGGACCTCGGGTGACAAGGGGCGGCCAATCGAGCTTGTCCGCTGCATGGACGAGGAGGACGAGGCCCGCGTGGTCATGGAGCGGATCCACGCCGAACGCTTCCGCCACGAGCTGCAGTACCGCGAGTTCGCCATCCTCTACCGCACCAACGTGCAGTCGCGGGCCTTCGAGGAGCAGCTGCGCTACGAGAACATCCCCTACGTCTTGATCGGCGGCCAGCAGTTTTTCGACCGCAAGGAGGTCAAGGACGCCGTGGCTTACCTCAAGGTGCTGGTCAACCGCCGCGACGAGGTCAACCTGCTGCGCATCCTCAACTACCCCAAGCGCGGCATCGGCGAGACCACCGCCGACCGGCTGATCCGCGCCTCGGCCGAAGGCGAGCGCCCCCTTTGGGAGGTGCTCTGCGCCGCGGGCGAGATCGAGGACCTCGGCGAGAAGGCCCAGGAGGCGGTGAGCGGCTTCGTAGCGCTGATGGAGCGCTACGCCCAGCGCTTCGCCCGCACCCCGAACCTGGCCGACACGGCCCGGGAGTTTTTTGCCGAGATCAAGCTCGAGGACGAGATCTACCGCGGGACCGACGACCCGAAAAAGGCCCGCCGGCGGGTGGAGAACCTCGAAGAGGTGGTCAACGCCATGGCTTCCTATCTGGAGCGGGAGGAGAAGCCGAGCCTTTCCGGTTTTCTCGAAAAAGTCTCGCTGCTCGACGAGGACCGCCCCGACCGCGACAGCAAGGAGAAGAAGCTCGAGCGCGACGCGGTGACCCTGATGAGCCTGCATTCGAGCAAGGGGCTGGAGTACCCGGTGGTTTTCATGGTGGGGATGGAGGAGGAATTTCTGCCCCACAAGAACGTGCTCAACCAGGGGGCCGACGTCGAGGAAGAGCGCCGCCTGTGCTACGTCGGCATCACCCGCGCCCAGCGCCAGCTGGTGCTGACCGGCGCCGCCCAGCGCAAGAAATACGGCCAGCTGCAGCCGCGCATCCCCAGTCGCTTTCTTCAGGAGATTCCCGGCGAGCTGCTCGATTCGCAGACCAGCGAAGGCCGCCCCCCCGCCAGCGAGGAAGAGCAGGAGACGATGGCCAACAACTTCTTCTCAGGGATCCGCGCCATGCTCGGGGATTGA
- a CDS encoding TIGR01212 family radical SAM protein (This family includes YhcC from E. coli K-12, an uncharacterized radical SAM protein.) — MREKRYQVFSSHLKERFGGRVHKISVDAGFSCPNRGGTRNRPGCLFCDPDGSGAVGIDRGFPVTEQLERGKEIMVRKYKARHFLAYFQPFSNTNAPPAQLRALYDQALGVEGVVGMAVGTRPDCLPAEVLDLLGEYHRRTYFWLELGLQSIHDKTLGYLRRGHDYATFLQACHGARERGLRLCVHVILGLPGEDRAMMLETAAELARLRVDGIKIHLLHVLEGTPLGDLYRQGQVPILEQAEYVELAADFIERLHPATLIHRLTGDGPRDILLAPLWSLNKWEVLNAIDDELERRGTRQGSRVQGR; from the coding sequence ATGAGAGAAAAACGCTACCAGGTCTTTTCCAGCCACCTCAAAGAGCGCTTCGGCGGCCGCGTCCACAAGATCTCCGTCGACGCCGGTTTCTCCTGCCCCAACCGGGGCGGCACCCGCAACCGGCCCGGCTGTCTGTTCTGCGACCCCGACGGATCGGGGGCGGTGGGCATTGATCGTGGATTCCCGGTGACCGAACAACTGGAGCGGGGCAAGGAGATCATGGTGCGCAAGTACAAGGCCAGGCACTTTCTGGCCTATTTCCAGCCCTTCTCCAACACCAACGCCCCCCCGGCGCAGCTGCGCGCCCTCTACGACCAGGCCCTAGGCGTCGAGGGGGTGGTGGGGATGGCCGTGGGCACCCGCCCCGACTGCCTGCCGGCCGAGGTGCTCGACCTGCTCGGCGAGTACCACCGGCGCACCTATTTCTGGCTCGAGCTGGGGCTGCAGAGCATCCACGACAAGACCCTTGGTTACCTGCGCCGCGGCCACGACTACGCGACCTTCCTGCAGGCCTGCCACGGCGCCAGAGAACGCGGCCTTCGGCTCTGCGTCCATGTGATTCTCGGGCTCCCCGGGGAGGACCGGGCGATGATGCTGGAGACCGCGGCCGAGCTGGCCCGGCTGCGGGTGGACGGCATCAAGATCCACCTGCTGCACGTGCTCGAGGGCACCCCCCTGGGAGACCTGTACCGGCAGGGTCAGGTACCGATTCTCGAACAGGCCGAGTACGTGGAGCTGGCGGCGGATTTCATCGAACGGCTCCACCCCGCGACGCTCATTCACCGGCTGACCGGGGACGGGCCGCGGGACATACTGCTGGCGCCGCTCTGGTCGTTGAACAAGTGGGAGGTGCTGAACGCGATCGACGACGAACTGGAACGCCGGGGAACCCGGCAGGGGAGCAGGGTGCAGGGCCGCTGA
- a CDS encoding two-component system sensor histidine kinase NtrB — protein sequence MDPSCCWNKEQIAVEECPYIQGWDQQLLLNRKRRFLLRCIECPRFLEDLRAMNGQLDGLAGLFPYAIEELLALKMELQSLRSLNETRSREIKFLHEVSLVLQTSVDMDEVIAMALTAVTAGQGFGLNRAILLLVDKERQNLKGYFAVGPRRREEAGRIWQEIAERDLTLRELARHFFEEKMAAERERFRDLLELLSVPLSDNGHLFVRTLNELTSRHITDLLREPHLTREQAEALGVRELILVPLISKNRRIGLLLADNIINGRPISGEDLQSLETFALPVSFAIERASLYERLQEELERLTDANRRLQEQQEQILRMEKMALVGKIASNIAHSIRNPLTIIGGFARSLIKTTPEDDQKRRYIESIVRETRRLEAVLQEVLSYSESLHPTLDLWDVNQLVTGVYAGMQEDFKLARVTFQLDLEPNLPLVHIDYKQMAYCLRSILNNALEAMPGGGLLEIATRRVDDQLHLTLKDSGSGMSAETLRSITAPFFSTKDQGSGLGLSLCARILEGHGAELGVESREGAGTTFTIRLKITQGGTT from the coding sequence GTGGATCCAAGCTGTTGCTGGAACAAAGAACAGATTGCCGTCGAGGAGTGCCCTTACATCCAGGGGTGGGACCAGCAGCTGCTGCTGAACCGCAAGAGACGGTTTCTGCTGCGCTGCATCGAGTGCCCGCGTTTTCTCGAGGATCTGCGGGCGATGAACGGGCAGCTCGACGGGCTGGCGGGGCTGTTCCCCTATGCCATCGAGGAGCTGCTGGCCCTGAAGATGGAGCTTCAGTCACTGCGCAGCCTCAACGAGACGCGCAGCCGCGAGATCAAGTTCCTGCATGAAGTCAGCCTGGTGCTGCAGACCTCGGTGGACATGGACGAGGTCATCGCCATGGCCCTGACCGCGGTCACCGCCGGCCAGGGCTTCGGCCTCAACCGGGCGATCCTGCTGCTGGTCGACAAGGAGCGGCAGAACCTCAAGGGCTACTTCGCGGTGGGACCGCGTCGCCGGGAGGAGGCCGGCCGCATCTGGCAGGAGATCGCCGAACGCGACCTGACCCTGCGCGAGCTGGCCAGGCATTTTTTCGAAGAGAAGATGGCCGCCGAGCGGGAGCGCTTTCGCGACCTGCTGGAGCTGCTTTCGGTGCCGTTGAGCGACAACGGCCACCTCTTCGTGCGCACCCTCAACGAGTTGACCTCCCGGCATATTACCGATCTGCTCCGTGAACCGCACCTCACCCGCGAACAGGCCGAGGCCCTCGGGGTGCGCGAACTGATCCTGGTGCCGCTGATCAGCAAAAACCGCAGGATCGGGCTGCTGCTGGCCGACAACATCATCAACGGCCGCCCCATCAGCGGCGAGGATCTGCAGTCGCTGGAGACCTTCGCCCTGCCGGTCTCCTTCGCCATCGAGCGGGCCTCGCTCTACGAGCGGCTGCAGGAGGAGCTGGAGCGGCTGACCGACGCCAACCGCCGGCTCCAGGAGCAGCAGGAGCAGATCCTGCGCATGGAGAAAATGGCGCTGGTGGGGAAGATCGCCTCCAACATCGCCCACTCGATCCGCAACCCGCTGACCATCATCGGCGGATTTGCCCGCAGCCTGATCAAGACCACGCCCGAAGACGACCAGAAACGCCGCTACATCGAATCGATCGTGCGCGAAACCAGGCGCCTCGAGGCCGTCCTGCAGGAGGTTCTCTCCTACTCCGAATCGCTGCACCCCACCCTCGACCTCTGGGACGTCAACCAGCTGGTCACCGGGGTCTATGCCGGGATGCAGGAAGACTTCAAGCTCGCCAGGGTCACCTTTCAACTCGACCTCGAGCCGAATCTGCCCCTGGTGCACATCGACTACAAGCAGATGGCTTACTGTCTGCGCAGCATTCTCAACAACGCCCTCGAAGCCATGCCCGGCGGGGGGCTGCTGGAAATCGCCACCCGCCGCGTCGACGACCAGTTGCACCTCACCCTGAAGGACAGCGGCAGCGGCATGAGCGCCGAGACCCTGCGCTCGATCACCGCACCTTTCTTTTCGACCAAGGACCAGGGGAGCGGCCTGGGGCTGTCTCTGTGCGCGCGCATCCTCGAGGGACACGGTGCGGAGCTGGGTGTCGAAAGCCGCGAGGGCGCAGGGACGACCTTTACCATCCGACTTAAAATAACCCAGGGAGGAACCACATGA
- a CDS encoding response regulator: MTRLLVVDDERDIRHLYAAELEDEGYQVDTAGSGNEAAELLERQAYDLIVLDIQMKGESGLHILQKIVKQKSDLPVILCTAFSCYKEDFSSWLADAYVVKSSDLTELKQEIKRLLEKKSKT, translated from the coding sequence ATGACCCGACTGCTGGTGGTCGATGACGAAAGGGATATCCGGCATCTTTACGCCGCCGAACTCGAAGACGAGGGATACCAAGTGGATACCGCCGGCTCGGGCAACGAAGCCGCGGAGCTTCTGGAGAGACAGGCCTACGACCTGATCGTGCTGGACATCCAGATGAAGGGGGAGAGCGGCCTGCACATCCTGCAGAAGATCGTCAAGCAGAAATCGGACCTGCCGGTGATTCTCTGCACCGCCTTCAGCTGCTACAAGGAGGATTTTTCCTCCTGGCTGGCCGACGCCTACGTGGTGAAAAGCTCGGACCTGACCGAACTCAAGCAGGAGATCAAGCGCCTGCTGGAGAAGAAATCAAAAACTTAA
- a CDS encoding mannose-1-phosphate guanyltransferase — protein MKAVIMAGGFGTRIHPLTINLPKPMIPLFNRPIMLHIVELLKKHGIDELVLLLYHQPEVIKNFFGDGSEFGVRISYVTPLEDFGTAGAVKAASKYLTERFMIISGDLLTDFDLSEVMRFHEQNKALATITLTSVKDPLQFGVVITDKQGRITKFLEKPGWGEVFSDTINTGIYVLEPEVLDLIPTGENRDWSKDVFPKMLQEQMALLGCNLKGYWADIGNTDAYLEACSDITQKKVQIDVRERRARESKPDIHLGEETLVAAGDLSLLEGMVVLGDNTQVLGRAKLKNCVVGRNCVIEDGAELQDAILWDNVYVRKGSRITGAVLCHNVRVGQGVVIEEAAVIADETTIGDEAFIKKDVKVWPRKVIEGGAIVTTNLIWGEKWRKSLFEGAQVHGLTNVELTPEFSAKLGAAYGSTLPKDAFILAGRDAIRSSRMLKRSFVGGLLSSGVNVRDVKMISLPVLRYKLSTFGEVGGIHFRQSPEDSAATEIIFFDGDGNEISSSTAKGIERIFFKENFRRVHYSEPGGISELPRIYDYYREGYLRALDGDILRKTRPKIVIDLNHSPAGDLLPALLNELGCEVIELNSHVFESSSGHTPDQDQRSLAQLSRIVVTLEATAGVWLGPSGERLTLIDEAGEVLTDVEALTVLAALVCRAERKGTLVMPVPAPHSVERLAAESGLTVLRAKSDGRSLVEGAKGRQVQLAASMDGRFAFPGFQANFDALFTVGKTLELLARTGQSLGEIRRTLPKRSYRHVKLPCSWELKGGLMRKMSEDSVDLEASFIDGVKVQMGDDWVLMLPDQHRPLAHIVTEAADAKRADQLLETYRQKVESWKKELMGA, from the coding sequence ATGAAAGCTGTCATCATGGCGGGCGGTTTCGGCACCCGCATCCATCCACTCACCATCAACCTGCCCAAGCCGATGATTCCGCTTTTCAACCGCCCGATCATGCTGCACATCGTCGAGCTGCTGAAAAAGCACGGCATCGACGAGCTGGTGCTGCTGCTCTACCACCAGCCCGAGGTCATCAAGAATTTCTTCGGCGACGGCAGCGAGTTCGGCGTGCGCATCTCCTACGTCACCCCGCTGGAGGATTTCGGCACCGCCGGGGCGGTGAAGGCGGCCTCCAAGTACCTGACCGAGCGGTTCATGATCATCAGCGGCGACCTGCTCACCGATTTCGACCTCTCGGAGGTCATGCGCTTCCACGAGCAGAACAAGGCCCTGGCCACCATCACCCTCACCTCGGTCAAGGACCCCCTGCAATTCGGGGTGGTCATCACCGACAAGCAGGGTCGCATTACCAAGTTTCTCGAGAAGCCGGGCTGGGGGGAGGTCTTCTCCGACACCATCAATACCGGGATCTACGTGCTCGAGCCCGAGGTTCTCGACCTGATCCCCACCGGTGAGAACCGCGACTGGTCCAAGGACGTCTTTCCGAAGATGCTCCAAGAGCAGATGGCCCTGCTCGGCTGCAACCTGAAGGGCTACTGGGCCGACATCGGCAACACCGACGCCTATTTGGAGGCCTGCAGCGACATCACCCAGAAAAAGGTTCAAATTGATGTGAGGGAACGCAGGGCCCGGGAAAGCAAGCCCGACATCCACTTGGGCGAAGAGACCCTGGTCGCCGCCGGCGACCTGTCCCTGCTCGAGGGGATGGTGGTGCTCGGCGACAACACCCAGGTGCTCGGCCGGGCCAAGCTGAAAAACTGCGTGGTCGGGCGCAACTGCGTCATCGAGGACGGCGCCGAACTGCAGGACGCCATCCTCTGGGACAACGTCTACGTGCGCAAGGGCAGCCGCATCACCGGCGCGGTGCTCTGCCACAACGTGCGGGTCGGCCAGGGGGTGGTCATCGAGGAGGCGGCGGTCATCGCCGACGAGACTACCATCGGCGACGAGGCCTTCATCAAAAAGGACGTCAAGGTCTGGCCGCGCAAGGTCATCGAGGGGGGCGCCATCGTCACCACCAACCTGATCTGGGGCGAGAAGTGGCGCAAGAGCCTCTTCGAGGGCGCCCAGGTGCACGGGCTGACCAACGTCGAGCTGACCCCCGAGTTCTCGGCCAAGCTCGGCGCCGCCTACGGCTCGACCCTGCCCAAGGACGCCTTCATCCTCGCCGGGCGCGACGCCATCCGCTCCTCGCGGATGCTCAAGCGCTCCTTCGTCGGCGGCCTGCTCTCCAGCGGGGTCAACGTGCGCGACGTCAAGATGATCTCCCTGCCGGTGCTGCGCTACAAGCTCTCCACCTTCGGCGAGGTCGGCGGTATCCATTTCCGCCAGTCCCCCGAGGACTCGGCAGCCACCGAGATCATCTTCTTCGACGGCGACGGCAACGAGATCTCCTCCTCCACCGCCAAGGGGATCGAGCGCATCTTCTTCAAGGAGAACTTCCGCCGCGTCCACTACTCGGAGCCGGGGGGAATTTCGGAGCTGCCGCGCATCTACGACTACTACCGCGAAGGCTACCTGCGCGCCCTCGACGGCGACATCCTGCGCAAAACCCGACCCAAGATCGTTATCGACCTCAACCATTCCCCGGCGGGGGACCTGCTGCCGGCGCTGCTCAACGAGCTGGGCTGCGAGGTGATCGAGCTCAACTCCCACGTCTTCGAGAGCAGCAGCGGCCACACCCCGGACCAGGACCAGAGATCGCTGGCGCAGCTCTCGCGCATCGTGGTCACCCTCGAGGCCACCGCAGGGGTCTGGCTCGGCCCCTCGGGGGAGCGGCTGACCCTCATCGACGAGGCCGGCGAGGTTCTCACCGACGTCGAGGCCCTGACCGTGCTGGCGGCCCTGGTCTGCCGGGCCGAGCGCAAGGGCACCCTGGTCATGCCGGTGCCGGCCCCGCACAGCGTGGAGCGGCTGGCCGCCGAATCGGGGCTCACCGTCCTGCGCGCCAAGTCGGACGGACGCTCCCTGGTCGAAGGGGCCAAGGGACGCCAGGTTCAGCTGGCCGCCTCCATGGACGGGCGCTTCGCCTTCCCCGGTTTCCAGGCCAACTTCGACGCCCTGTTCACCGTGGGCAAGACCCTCGAGCTGCTCGCCCGCACCGGCCAGAGCCTCGGCGAGATCCGCCGCACCCTGCCCAAGCGCAGCTACCGGCACGTCAAGCTCCCCTGCTCCTGGGAACTCAAGGGGGGGCTCATGCGCAAGATGAGCGAGGACTCGGTGGACCTCGAAGCCTCCTTCATCGACGGCGTCAAGGTGCAGATGGGCGATGACTGGGTGCTGATGCTCCCCGACCAGCACCGCCCCCTGGCCCACATCGTCACCGAAGCCGCCGACGCCAAGCGGGCCGACCAGCTGCTGGAGACCTACCGGCAGAAGGTCGAGAGCTGGAAGAAGGAGCTGATGGGGGCTTAG
- a CDS encoding glycoside hydrolase family 57 protein codes for MKPLKVAILWHMHQPDYRDPVSGRTLLPWTYLHAVKDYAEMLRTAEQVKGARMTFNLVPTMLEQLERYARGEAQDLWLESAARDPAHMSHEEREFILAQFFSVHSERHILPYPRYRELARRRDTLGSQAAQGFSDQDLRDLQVWFLLAWSGHHLRQEEQHVAYLHDKGEKFSETDKARLIALYDRVVAGVAERYRQLEAAGTIEISVTPYAHPILPLLCGTDTAARATPGIQLPATAFRHAEDGRLQVRLGLDFVSAQLGERARGMWPAEGAVSEEGLRIMREEGALWAASDEGILAKSLPGGLGDRRRLYRPYSFEGLPLLFRDRDLSDRIGFVYAHWDPQRAAADLLGQLRRIAEAVPGGVVPLILDGENCWERYQDNGHPFLSALYRGLLEDRALEMTTISEAIAASEPVAIERIAPGSWINSDFTIWIGHPEENTAWEWLERGRRDVFGKSTLRQAIAEAGGDIPETVMHLLRAEGSDWFWWFGDDHVSAQADIFDRLFRRHLEALYMEAGLAVPQHLHQAIKPPLKPGAVHEPTALFTPTIDGRITDYFEWLAAGFADLSAGGAMHAAHGEFEMLHYGYDEQNLYLRLDPKEELQGLIGPGGRLEVRLAAGAVFRATLHPGAASLPIFAEGSAGAVGEGRCACRRIVEAAIPLAILELQAGQSFTLSFHLVTDGSESARWPAEGPLKLVYRGSPLGIDDWYV; via the coding sequence ATGAAACCCTTGAAAGTCGCCATCCTCTGGCATATGCACCAGCCTGACTACCGGGATCCGGTTTCGGGGCGCACCCTGCTGCCCTGGACCTACCTGCATGCGGTCAAGGATTACGCAGAGATGCTGCGCACCGCCGAGCAGGTTAAAGGGGCACGGATGACCTTCAACCTGGTGCCGACCATGCTCGAGCAGCTCGAGCGCTACGCCCGGGGCGAGGCCCAGGATCTCTGGCTGGAGTCGGCGGCCCGGGATCCTGCCCACATGAGCCACGAGGAGCGCGAGTTCATCCTGGCCCAGTTTTTTTCCGTGCACTCGGAGCGCCACATCCTCCCCTACCCCCGCTACCGCGAGCTGGCCCGGCGCCGCGACACGCTGGGCAGCCAGGCCGCCCAGGGCTTTTCCGACCAGGACCTGCGCGATCTGCAGGTCTGGTTTCTGCTGGCCTGGAGCGGCCACCACCTGCGTCAGGAAGAGCAGCATGTCGCCTACCTGCACGACAAGGGCGAAAAATTCAGCGAAACCGACAAGGCCCGGCTGATCGCTCTCTACGACCGGGTGGTGGCCGGGGTGGCCGAACGCTACCGCCAGCTGGAAGCGGCCGGAACCATCGAAATCTCCGTCACCCCTTACGCCCACCCGATCCTGCCGCTGCTCTGCGGAACCGACACCGCCGCCCGGGCAACGCCGGGCATCCAGCTGCCGGCCACCGCCTTTCGCCACGCCGAGGACGGGCGCCTGCAGGTGCGCCTGGGGCTCGATTTTGTCAGTGCGCAGCTGGGGGAGCGGGCACGGGGGATGTGGCCGGCCGAAGGGGCGGTGAGCGAGGAGGGGCTGCGCATCATGCGCGAGGAGGGCGCGCTGTGGGCGGCCTCGGACGAGGGGATTCTGGCCAAGAGCCTCCCCGGCGGGCTCGGCGACCGGCGCCGGCTCTACCGGCCCTACAGCTTCGAAGGGCTGCCGCTGCTGTTTCGCGACCGCGACCTCTCGGATCGCATCGGCTTCGTCTACGCCCACTGGGATCCCCAGCGGGCCGCGGCGGACCTGCTCGGGCAGCTGCGGCGCATCGCCGAGGCGGTCCCGGGCGGGGTGGTGCCGCTGATCCTCGACGGGGAGAACTGCTGGGAGCGCTACCAGGACAACGGCCATCCCTTCCTGAGCGCGCTCTACCGCGGCCTGCTCGAGGACCGCGCCCTGGAGATGACCACCATCTCCGAGGCCATCGCCGCCAGCGAACCGGTGGCGATCGAGCGCATTGCCCCCGGCTCCTGGATCAACTCCGATTTCACCATCTGGATCGGTCATCCCGAGGAGAACACCGCCTGGGAGTGGCTCGAGCGGGGCCGCCGCGACGTTTTTGGCAAAAGCACCCTGCGGCAGGCCATCGCCGAGGCCGGCGGCGACATCCCCGAGACCGTGATGCACCTGCTGCGCGCCGAGGGGAGCGACTGGTTCTGGTGGTTCGGCGACGATCACGTCAGCGCCCAGGCCGACATCTTCGACCGGCTGTTCCGCCGCCACCTCGAAGCCCTTTACATGGAGGCCGGGCTGGCGGTCCCCCAGCACCTGCACCAGGCCATCAAGCCGCCGCTCAAACCAGGCGCGGTTCACGAGCCGACGGCGCTGTTCACCCCCACCATCGACGGGCGGATCACCGACTACTTCGAGTGGCTGGCGGCCGGTTTCGCCGACCTCTCCGCCGGCGGCGCCATGCATGCCGCCCACGGCGAATTCGAAATGCTGCACTACGGCTACGATGAGCAGAACCTCTACCTTCGCCTCGACCCCAAGGAAGAGCTGCAGGGGCTGATCGGCCCCGGCGGACGCCTGGAGGTCCGCCTCGCCGCCGGCGCTGTGTTCAGGGCCACCCTTCACCCCGGGGCGGCTTCCCTGCCGATTTTCGCCGAGGGTTCAGCCGGGGCTGTCGGCGAGGGGCGCTGCGCCTGCCGGCGCATCGTCGAGGCCGCCATCCCCCTGGCCATCCTCGAGCTGCAGGCGGGGCAGAGCTTCACCCTTTCGTTTCACCTGGTTACCGACGGCAGCGAGTCGGCCCGCTGGCCCGCCGAGGGCCCGCTCAAGCTGGTCTACCGCGGCTCCCCGCTCGGCATCGATGATTGGTATGTTTGA
- a CDS encoding galactose-1-phosphate uridylyltransferase produces the protein MSELRWDPLKKNWVILANNRGRRPQDFIIDREKVVMSACPFCYGREEKTTHEVFAIRTDGSRPNTPGWRVRVIPNKYPVLGIEGDLDKRGAGLYDVMNGIGAHEVIVENPDHERNMADLSPLEIADVLKAYQARLLDLRRDSRFRYILIFKNHGLEAGATIPHSHSQLIAVPVTPQAVSTKLSACREYFERKERCLICDLLNQELANGSGVVRDDGDYVVYTPYASSQAFEMRIVPRRHSHDFALLSEQEIAALARALKDSLMRLRSVLRDPPFNFVLHTAPPMHLRLGKPHYWNSLPYDFHWHIELVPRLTRIAGFEWGTGFHMNPTRPEDAARFLRETDLSVSF, from the coding sequence GTGTCCGAACTGCGCTGGGACCCGCTGAAAAAAAACTGGGTGATTCTCGCCAACAACCGCGGCCGCCGGCCCCAGGATTTCATCATCGACCGGGAGAAGGTCGTCATGTCGGCCTGCCCGTTCTGCTACGGGCGCGAAGAGAAGACCACCCACGAGGTATTCGCCATCCGCACCGACGGCAGCCGGCCGAACACCCCTGGCTGGCGGGTGCGGGTGATTCCCAACAAGTACCCGGTACTCGGCATCGAGGGAGACCTCGACAAGCGGGGAGCGGGGCTTTACGACGTCATGAACGGCATCGGCGCCCACGAGGTGATCGTGGAAAACCCCGACCACGAGCGCAACATGGCCGACCTCAGTCCTCTGGAGATCGCCGACGTCCTCAAGGCTTACCAGGCCCGCCTGCTCGACCTGCGCCGGGACTCGCGGTTTCGCTATATCCTGATCTTCAAGAACCACGGTCTCGAGGCCGGAGCCACCATCCCCCATTCCCACTCCCAGCTGATCGCGGTGCCGGTCACCCCGCAGGCGGTCTCCACCAAGCTATCGGCCTGCCGTGAGTATTTCGAACGCAAGGAGCGCTGCCTGATCTGCGACCTGCTCAACCAGGAGCTGGCCAACGGCAGCGGTGTGGTCCGGGACGACGGCGACTACGTCGTCTACACCCCCTACGCCTCGAGCCAGGCCTTCGAAATGCGCATCGTCCCGCGCCGCCACAGCCACGATTTCGCCCTGCTCAGCGAGCAGGAGATCGCCGCCCTGGCCCGAGCGCTCAAGGACAGCCTGATGCGGCTGCGCAGCGTGCTGCGGGACCCGCCTTTCAATTTCGTGCTGCATACCGCTCCGCCCATGCACCTGCGCCTGGGGAAGCCCCATTACTGGAACTCGCTCCCCTACGATTTCCACTGGCACATCGAACTGGTGCCGCGGCTGACCCGCATCGCGGGCTTTGAGTGGGGTACCGGCTTCCATATGAACCCCACCAGGCCGGAGGACGCGGCCCGCTTTCTGCGGGAAACCGACCTTTCCGTTTCTTTCTGA